Genomic segment of Populus nigra chromosome 6, ddPopNigr1.1, whole genome shotgun sequence:
AATGTCTCCTGACACCACGATCAATCTTTTTCAAGTCTGAATACctcatttctcttttcttcgCTGCTTCACGAAGCGCAGCTTTGAGAAGTTTCCTTGCAACACCCTGCAAAAACAAGGACAAGTTGAGGTCTCTTCATAAGCAGAGGAAAGGATGATTCTGAAAGTTCTAGAAGTCATCGTTCCCTGAACTTGATTACAGACAGCCATAAACACAGCAAGTGACATGAAGGCAAAATAAAGGTGAAATCATAAACAGCAATCCTACATTACGTGGACAGCTGTGGACAAAGTCAACTGCCTCCTGATTGCTTAGGTGCTCCCACAGGCCATCTGATGCAAAGATAAGAAACTGATCTTCAGGGTAGAGTTTCTGCACTAAAATTGTTGGCTCAGCTTTAAGAATCGGTTTATTGAAGGGTTCAGGCAATCTAAATTTGGCTAACAGAGGCTCTCTGTTATACTCCGCCCTTTTCAAATAGGCATCACCTATAGATCTTGAGATCTGTGGAAGAAACAAAGATTTGCCAATAGATTAGATCGTAGTATCAataatcaagaatataaaatccCACCATTTATCATCAtagaaataataagaaaactCCAGGAACCTAGTGGAACATAGAAAAGGTCACCTGAATCAGACCCTTCACACGCCAAACCTTGTTCTTTAGAACAACAATATGTGGATCATCGGGGTGCAATGAATGCAACTCCTCTCTCACAGATTCTATACTTGCATTATGTTCATATGATAACTGAACTGCTTTGATCTCCTTAAAGGCCCTTTCCAATCTTCCTAACACTGCCCGGGAATCTCCTGCATTTGCAATGTAGAGAACACCACTGCATACTACACCTACCAAACAACAAGCACCAACAGAAGCAATCTGTGGCTTCTGTAGCCACTGGTTCTTCACTAGAGAGAGAAATTCCTCTTCTGTTGCCAAAAATGCTTTGTTGATAACATCTGCTGACATTCCATTGCTTTCTGACGTGAATTCTGCACCATGAATAGCTGTCAAGTCAGTAAACATGTGCATTAGCGATATAAACAGGAAGTAAAACTAggcagaaaagtatttttttggataaaagaaAATTGTATTAAGACATCAatcaaacaaatagaaaaacttgaagaagaatAAGCTATCCTCCAAAGAAAGGAAACTCAGAAAAGAAAACCAATCATAATAAACCAGCCCAATCCCACTCGATTTCCAATTAGGAAACACCCCTAAAAGCACCTGAAGCCCGACACCacagggaagaaagaaaaactatcCAGTCCCATAAAAATTGTTTCAGAGAGTATAAATTTCTGAACACTCTGACCAAGTACAACAAAAAACAGCACGGAAGATGCAAAACCATGGAGTCCTAAACTCTTTCCTCCCCCAGAACCAACAGAGATACCCCAAAACCAAGTCAGAGACAATTAGTCTGCCACCTTCTGCACAACCACCCAAGACTCTCCACTGAAATTGAACAATACCCCAAAATCCACAATCCACATATCCAGAAGATAATAAAACACCCACATATAATACACCAATGACATTGGAAAGGTAGTCTGCATTATGAATTATGGCAATAACAAGTACTCTAGCAACTCATTGTAAAGGAGGTGCCGGAACAGGAAAAATGAAGTTTTCAAGCTCGGAACATGAAGGAGTTGATGCATCCATTGTAATTATTCTAAAAAGATTGTTTAAGTTGGAGTTAGTTTTGACTTTCCATCAATCtaatacaacatatatatatctAGAAAAGATCTTTCCAGCTGATATCAATTTTGAATTTCCATTAATCTTATATAACTTGCACATATTCTGAAACTCTTTCTGTCCCTGATCGAAATCCAAGTAAAAAGATTCtttaaaatatccaaaaatcacttagataatttgttttaacCTGATCATGCAAAAGcatgtttttcaagaaaatgtgGCCCCAGAAGAATCTTGATGGTGGATGTATAGTACTTGAGGGGGTAAAACACAAAGAGCAATTATCTATCATACTCATGAGCTTCCAAATAGCCCAAACATCaagatgaatggaaaacaaATCATCTAGATTTCACCAATGATAATCACGGACCAATCATAGAAAAATCAACAGACCAGATTCGGATTCAATGAATGACATGATACAATCATTTGAATAAGAATGAAGTTCATCATAGATGAGTAATAAAAACTTACTCTTGATGTTTTCGAAAAGGCGTTCATTTACAAACCGGGCAGCTTCTGGACCTCCATGGCCATCATAGACTCCAACAAATGTTCCTTGAGGACTTGGGTCAACTGAGCTCATTGGCCCCGATTCAAGTTGACTATAGTCTTCCAATAGATTGTTCGCTTGAATTACTGCCATTGAAAATTCCCCATTAACATGCTGACCTGAATCTTTGTACCATAACAAGCCCTCAGCTCTACCAGCAGCATCCCCACCATTACTGGAATTTTCACCCTCGACGGAAGGCTTCCAACAGGGTGAAACAATTCTCATCAATGACGTCGAAACCATCACTCACATATTCTCTCCCAAATAACCCAGAAATCAAACTATTCCTTGAATCAGTATCGATAAGTATATAAGAGACTGTTCTTGGATCTTGTTTCTCACCAATCTCTAATCCCGCAACAGATGTATCAGAAATCAAACCCGCATTGAATGCAGACACCATTAATCTGCAGAGGGTACACTATTATGAAACCAACGAGTATGTCCAAAAACTTGCATTAATGATTTTGTATGTAAATCCACGGGCCATAGATCTGACAAGTATTTCACAATACAACAAATGATGAATTGTGCATAAACTACATAGCATGACATTTAGGGAGGAACCAAAACGCAAGAAGCATTACCTCATCAGAGATTCAAGATACAACAAACTCATTTCTGTGCAGGTCCAGAAACTGCACAATATGGGcttaacaaaaattcaaatttcaacacACCATCAATCTAGTAAACCAAGTGAATTTGAACATCCATAAACTGCATTATGCGGAGTTTAGGACATGCAAAACCAAAATTATGTCATCATGGCATGACCACGATATTTGAGAGAGAAGTTTCAATTTTGAGACAATTATCAAATGCAAGCACCATCAAATCGAACATTTTAATGATTAAGAGGCATGCGATGAAAAGGACCCAAAACTTACAATCATCGTACATTATAAGCTATCCGACGATAATTCTTTAACACACCTTGGGAATCTATATGTAGTTGCCTTGAGGGATTCTGGTCAATCAAATTGCAGACACCATCACCctgaaacataaaacaaaaaggaaaaaaacagataaTGGGTACTGTCCaagcaattaaaaattatgtctCGAGATCAAATACCCTTGAAGGAATCAAATTTGACATGGGTTTGTAGTAAAATTGGATAAAGGAATTgcaaacaattttttcttcttcttttttgagaaTCAAAAAAGTTCCTGAGCATACCTTGTCATCAATTTCAAAGGGCAAAGAACAAAACTTTATGATCCTTCAATGCAGAAGCCttaaaataaaagctaaaaggCCAAAACTTTGAAGGATTTACTAGATGAGAGAATCCAAGGGAAGGGATTTTAGATGTTCTAACAACAAATAAGGTTGTATTAAAAGTAgatctagagagagaaagacagAGACAGAGAGATTGTGGAGTTGTGATTGGTTAAGGAAAGAGAGGACTGTAATTATCTATACAGCAAATCTTGGGTTTTAATGGAAATCCATGATAAGAAGGTCCTCTTCTCTGATTTCTTGATGGGCTTATTAGGCTGCGATTTTCAGTTTTTGTTTCTCTAATTTACTTGCCTCGTGGGAGGGTTTTGACGTTGACCTTGCAACTAACCATCATTTCAGGCAACTTTTGCTCatcttcttttctccttttatagtaaagttaaaaaagaaaatgattaaggttggttttcttttgtatttatttttatttttaaaaaaatatatttaaaagttgAATTGATGATAATGATTATTATTGGTTTTAAAACATGTTGAAATGGATTGCTAAGGCGGTTCTTGTATatacttgatttaaaaaaaaagttgaaagtcAATAGCACTTATAATAAGCCCAAAAATAACATTTCACACATTtgtaaaacaatgaaaattatttattttgacagTGAAAGCTACTTAAACGATTTCACTTGTGTCCGGctgttttttgaaataaaaaatatcaaataaatatatttttagtatatttcaataattttgaagtgctaatattaaaatttcaaaaatattttaatatatttttaaatgaaaaatatttttttatttaaaaatataatatttagagGAGAATTGCTCATTTACAATATAATCAAATCTTGATATTTAGTTTAGTTAGTAAGATAAATGTTCAGTTCTAAGACGTTTTTACGTGTTTTCTCATAAATATTGTAGTCTCGGCCATGggtgatatgtttttttttctttttttttttaaatgatttttttttaatcaaatcaaaaggtGTGAAATAAAAAGGGAAATTACAGCATGGCCCAAATAAATATAGCCAAATGCAAAGACTCCTCTCCTCGGGGGCCAAGATCAGTAAATAGAACCGTtatgaaaacaaaccaaaacaacaaGGACAAAAAtgtaaaaggaaacaaattctGTTTTCTCAGCTAACATCACCGAAAGATCTTTTTCTCTCAAACCAAACGATGCCATTTTGTCTTCACAACTGCCGCTTTTTCGTCAGGCTAAACAGCAACAGAACTCTTCCCTGTCCGATACGCCACGCGCGCTTCACCTCACTGACCGTTCAATCACGTGCCACCATTTCCAGCGAGCCAGCCATGGCATCCAACTCAATCCGAGTGGCTGCAGCTCAGATGACGTCAATCAACGACCTGGCTGCCAATTTCGCAACCTGCTCTCGCCTCGTCAAAGTAAACTCGCTTTTGATTTCTCATTAGCACAcagttttgttattattatacttatttttgCTCCCACTGTGCTTAGCATTCctctgctaattttttttatttttgggggTGGGGTTGTAATGTGAAGGAAGCAGTGGCTGAAGGGGCAAAATTggtttgtttcccggaaagtttttctttcattgCGGACAAGGATGGGGAAAGCGTTAACATTGCGGAGCCTTTGGATGGACCGATTATGCAACAGTATTGTTCATTGGCCAGGTAATATATgattttgctttattttccctgctttgtgattttatttgtaGGTGATAGACATTGACCATCATGTTCTTTTTTGGCACAATATTAGAATTTTCTTATTGCTTTATGGTTATGGTTATTGAATTGTAAGTGGATTGGTCTTTTGGATTGCAGGGAGTCTGGCATTTGGTTGTCCCTTGGAGGATTCCAAGAGAGAGGATCTGACGATGAACACTTGCGCAACACGCATGTTATCATTGATGACTGTGGGAGTATAAGAAGCAGTTATAGTAAAATACACTTGTAAGATGGTTAACTCTAGGTTTTGTTGTGATGCCTCTCCCCTTATCACTGTAGTTCTTTAGTGTATATGAGTGTGTGAGTATTGCTTGCTCGAAGTTTTTATGTcgattctttcttttatattaattcgTGCATATCATGGTTTAATTTATCCATCCGGGAGCtaaataaaagttttctttCTAAACTAAGGTTTGATGTGGATGTTCCTGGTGGACGGGTATACAAGGAAAGCAGCTTTACAGAACCTGGTGAGCTCTTCATCCGTGTGTCTGAATTGCATGTTGAATAAACAAGTATCTTATCACCTGCCAGCACCTGCATTTGATTCACTCTACAAATGTTTCTGACAGATATAAAATAGCATTTTATTGGTTCACTTTTGACGTTTGTGCTTCTGTAACCTCATACTTGCAAATCTATGGCAAAACAAGTCACTGCCAGCCAATATGCCTAATGTGGCATGCTTTCTGGATTATCTTGATGAAGACCTTCTaatgctttatttttctttgatccaAATATTTGGATTCATAGAGTTTTCTAATAAGAATTAGCCATGTGTAATGCATTCGTAAAATTTTCCCGTGCTTCTAGGAGCATTTTCATCTCCCTAGCTCCTAATTACTGCCTTTTCACACAAGTTTCTGGGACTAACTGATCTATATTAATTACGCATCCAGGGAAGGATATAGTTTCAGTCGACAGTCCTGTTGGACGCCTGGGTTTATCAGTTTGCTATGAT
This window contains:
- the LOC133697817 gene encoding probable protein phosphatase 2C 38 isoform X1; the encoded protein is MVSTSLMRIVSPCWKPSVEGENSSNGGDAAGRAEGLLWYKDSGQHVNGEFSMAVIQANNLLEDYSQLESGPMSSVDPSPQGTFVGVYDGHGGPEAARFVNERLFENIKTIHGAEFTSESNGMSADVINKAFLATEEEFLSLVKNQWLQKPQIASVGACCLVGVVCSGVLYIANAGDSRAVLGRLERAFKEIKAVQLSYEHNASIESVREELHSLHPDDPHIVVLKNKVWRVKGLIQISRSIGDAYLKRAEYNREPLLAKFRLPEPFNKPILKAEPTILVQKLYPEDQFLIFASDGLWEHLSNQEAVDFVHSCPRNGVARKLLKAALREAAKKREMRYSDLKKIDRGVRRHFHDDITVIVLFLDSNLVSRSSFRGPLISIKGGYGVSGNGNT
- the LOC133697817 gene encoding probable protein phosphatase 2C 38 isoform X2, whose translation is MVSTSLMRIVSPCWKPSVEGENSSNGGDAAGRAEGLLWYKDSGQHVNGEFSMAVIQANNLLEDYSQLESGPMSSVDPSPQGTFVGVYDGHGGPEAARFVNERLFENIKKFTSESNGMSADVINKAFLATEEEFLSLVKNQWLQKPQIASVGACCLVGVVCSGVLYIANAGDSRAVLGRLERAFKEIKAVQLSYEHNASIESVREELHSLHPDDPHIVVLKNKVWRVKGLIQISRSIGDAYLKRAEYNREPLLAKFRLPEPFNKPILKAEPTILVQKLYPEDQFLIFASDGLWEHLSNQEAVDFVHSCPRNGVARKLLKAALREAAKKREMRYSDLKKIDRGVRRHFHDDITVIVLFLDSNLVSRSSFRGPLISIKGGYGVSGNGNT
- the LOC133696350 gene encoding deaminated glutathione amidase, chloroplastic/cytosolic-like; this encodes MPFCLHNCRFFVRLNSNRTLPCPIRHARFTSLTVQSRATISSEPAMASNSIRVAAAQMTSINDLAANFATCSRLVKEAVAEGAKLVCFPESFSFIADKDGESVNIAEPLDGPIMQQYCSLARESGIWLSLGGFQERGSDDEHLRNTHVIIDDCGSIRSSYSKIHLFDVDVPGGRVYKESSFTEPGKDIVSVDSPVGRLGLSVCYDLRFPELYQQLRFQHEAQILLVPSAFTKITGQAHWEILLRARAIETQCYVIAAAQAGEHNDKRESYGDTLIIDPWGTVVGRLPDRISTGIAVADVDFSLIDSVRAKIPIAKQRKPIDFWKTTSL